The genome window TATAGATTCTAACAATAGGACATACAAGATCCCTCGGCTACCGCTCGGGATGACAAATAAATGTAAATAGCCGCTCCGAGACAATTACCGGGTTTCAACTTGCAGGGGGCAAAGACCGAGCTTAAACGCTTTCTGGCACGTTGCGTGGGCTTCTAATATCGGATCAATATAGAAACTCCTATAAAGCAGAAACAGCTCCCACCGTTAGGCAGGAGCTGTTTCTGTTTGTTTTAAGGTGTAGTTAAATGCTTCTTGAGCTTAGTATAGGTAGCTAAGAGCAGTTTTGTCGTTTGCATTGAACGGACGGTTCTGGCCAGATCCGATACAAGCAAGCATCCAAGAGTTAGGATCCTGTGTAGTTGGAGTACCTGGGATGTGGATAGCACCTACAGTAGAAGCACCTTCGTTAGAATAGCCACCACCGCAAGAGTAAGAACGGTCCATGTAGTCAGTGTGACGGAAACCGATGCAGTGACCGATCTCGTGTGCAAGGATAGTTGCGAACCAAGCCTGGTTAGGGCTAGTACCAATGTATCTCTCGTTAACTTTGATCAGGTTGTGAGGATTACCAGTTGAAGTTGGGAAACCTGCAGAAGCTAAATACTGAGCAGATCTAGGAGCTTCAGTAAGTGTAATGTTAGCACCTGAAGATACACGCTGCATAGTGATTGTTAAGTTCTCAGCATTGTAACGTGCAATAGCCTCATCTAAGCTTGGGCCATAGCTAGCTGGCAACGAAGCATCTAATGCAACTGTAATTACACGACCTGAACCAGCATTTACTAGGTTAGTAGTACGGTACTGCTCAGACTCACCTACGCGAAGCGCTTTAGTGTTGTGTGCAGCAGTAAGGTCACCTTCCGATAAGAAGATATCGCCCTCTACTACATAACCGCCTTCTA of Pontibacter deserti contains these proteins:
- a CDS encoding M57 family metalloprotease, translated to MKVNRLLIVGAMVAAFGFTSCQQDEEVTTQNEVSESTLSQISALGFYSKNVEKVEGGYVVEGDIFLSEGDLTAAHNTKALRVGESEQYRTTNLVNAGSGRVITVALDASLPASYGPSLDEAIARYNAENLTITMQRVSSGANITLTEAPRSAQYLASAGFPTSTGNPHNLIKVNERYIGTSPNQAWFATILAHEIGHCIGFRHTDYMDRSYSCGGGYSNEGASTVGAIHIPGTPTTQDPNSWMLACIGSGQNRPFNANDKTALSYLY